A stretch of DNA from Shewanella sediminis HAW-EB3:
TCCGTTGGCAAAATCTTCTTTATGCTCACCGATAACCACTTCCGGGTCGGCTGCAAGAGGTTGAGTATCTATCGCGGTAACGAAGATGCCGGCAGCGGTAGAATCTACGGCTGGGGCTTTACTGAAAGGACGAGTTCTCAACGCCGTCCACAGACCCGATTCAATCAGGTTGTCACGAACTTGTTGAGAGTCTAGCGTGTCTAGTTGTGCGGCATCATACTTAGCAAAGGAAACACTCTCTTCCCCTTCCATAGCGATGACGACAGACTGAAGTACACGTTGGGCGCCCCGGTTAACTTCTAAAATTGTGCCACTGGCTAAAGCAGTATATTTAACACCAAGGTTCTTTTTATCTTCAAAGATAACCTGACCTTTTTTAACTTTATCACCCACCTTAATTTTCATGGTAGGACGTAAGCCAATATACTCTTCACCCAAAGTAGCTACACGTTTAATGGCTGAGCCATTATGGATAACTTGCTCTGGTCCGCCTGCTATGGGCAGGTCCAATCCTTTCTTTATTGTAATCATATCCACAAGCACTACGTTATGAAGGAAAGAAAATGCGACGCGTTCCTGCTAAATATGACAAGTCTTCATCAAAACCCATCTCATTGAGCTAGCGCAGATTTATTACAGAAATGCGACCGCAATCACGCTGTTCGCGCGCATTTTACCGCAAATATCACGGCATCGCCATGAAAAATGTGAGTGTTTTAAGTGGATAATGAAGTTTTTTAGAATCAGCCTAAGATCACACTTTAGTATTTATATTTGATTCAGGTGCTACTAAAGCAATTCAGCCCCTGACCTAGCAAGGTTATCAGGCATTTAAAAGAGATGATTCCCCTTAAATAGATAAATTTTAAACAATTTTTAACTTAAGTTTAACCGCTCACTAATTGACCAACTTAAGCATCTCGACTGGCTACTATTTGAACAGCGCAATTGTGACTTAAGCACATAAAATAGGTCTAACCTACTAATCTCATGATTTTTTTGGCTGATTATTTCAAACAGAATTTCTGTATAAAAAAAGCGGCAAAGCCGCTTTTTTTATCTATTTAGGTATTATCTTGCTTATAAACCGTTCAGTATCTCGTCACTCAATTTCAACTCATCATTCTTATTAACAGTGATCCCTGCAGCGATAATTGAACGAGCGATACTCTGAGCCTGATCTAACGAATGCATATCAAATGTTCCGCACTGATATTCGTTTAATTCGGGGATCTGAGCTTGTTCTGCGACTTTTAATACATCGTTCATAGAAGCAAGCCAGGCTTGGGCGACATCAGCTTCTGCCGGAGTACCAATCAGACTCATATAAAAGCCGGTACGACAGCCCATTGGGGAGATATCGATAATTTCGACAGAATCACCATTTAAATGATCACGCATAAACCCGGCATAAAGGTGTTCCAGAGTATGAATGCCTCTTTCACTTAATATCTCTTTATTAGGTACACAAAAACGCAGATCGAAAACCGTAATGACGTCACCCTTTGGGGTTTTCATGGTTTTCGCAATTCGAACCGCCGGGGCCTGCATGCGGGTATGGTCAACAGTAAAACTATCAAGTAAGGGCATATCTAGTCTCCAAGTGTTGTGGCGTTGATGATAATGGTATCAGCAACGCACATCCGTCTTCTTATGTATTTACACTGTTTAGCTGCATACTAGCACATACTTTGTACTACTTTTCATACTGTTCAGTTATCAGGTATATGTTGTTTATCGCCGCTCTCAACCAGTGCTAATCGATGCGTGTTTGTCAGGGTGAGCGAAATAAGGGCTCTGAATAAGTGCAAAGAATAAATAATGGAGAATCGAAAATACGAAGCGAGTGGTTAGAAGTGAGTGATGAGTAAAAAGTTAAACGCCAAATAAAGATTCACCTCATCTCTGGACGAGATCCAAAAATAGAAAAGGCCATGGCGATAAACGCTATGGCCCTTGTTACATCAGTACTATTATTACTAGCAGTACTATCAGCCCTTACACTTCGGCGAGGCTGGTAGGTCGCCTTCTTCTGCCCATTCTGTCGGCGTAAAAGTATGCATAGATAGTGCGTGTAAACCATTCGCAAACTCAGTCACTAAAGCCTCATTTACCGCACGGTGACGTGCTAATAAACGTTTGCCCTCAAATGAGCCACAGGTAATGATCACCTTAAAGTGTGTCTCTGAATTCGGTGGCACATGGTGATTATGACTCTCGTTAATCACCTCTAAGTGAGATGGAGACAGAGCCGCGGTGAGTTTTTCGGTAATGATCTGTTCTACTGACATAACGATATTCTCAGTGATACATAAATGCTATGGCGGCAGATTACTGCTTAGGGGGAGAAAGGTCAACTCCCCCCACTCTTCCCCTATGTTCAGGCCCGATGTTCAAGCTCCTATATTTAAGTCCCGGTGTTCATTTCTCTTGCTCCCCCTGTGTTCAAGAGGCTAAGCAGTGACGACTATAAGGCTATGACCCTTTATAAGACCGTTACCTTTATAAAATTGAGACCCTTGCATCCTCACTCACGCCTTCCAGCAACTCAACAACACTCTCGGTACTTATCCCTTCCGGTATTGCAAGATTCAAGGTAGAAGAGAAAACGGTTTGCCCTATCGTGGACACATGTACCCGATTAAACTCCATATGTTCAATAACTAAATCTAAATTAGAGAGTACATCGACAATATCCCGGGTCAAACCGGCACGGTCACCACAATCGAGGGTCAGATGTAACGCCGTGGATACCGTTTCGGCCGCAGTGACAACATCGTCGAAGAAAAAGCGCAGCGCGGTAAACTCTGACTCAAATTTTGCTTTCAACTCAGCTTCAGCTTCCGGAGCGATAGCTACTTTCATCATGGCCGAAAAATGGCCATCCACTTTTATCACTTTACTCGTTAACCACTCACCAGCAAAACTACGAGTCACTTCAGCTAAAGACTTGATTATACCCGGTGAGATCGGCCCTATTACGGTGGTAATAAACAGCTTCTTCATTTGATACTCCTTATGCTAAAAACGAACAGAATGACCTTCAATACTTACTTCTATCAGATTGAGCTTAGAATATTTATTTGGTTAACATTGAGATCTGAATTACATAAAAGTAGATAAGTCACCTAACCTAATATTGGCACATATTTTCAGTCCATTGTGATCTCTTTATGGAAATCTTTAACTAAGGTCCTAAAGGTAAAATTAAGCCTGGGCTCCATAACCTTCATTCGCTTAGGCAGGCTATGTTCCCATTCCTTCTGCATCGGCCATTGCATCAGCAAGAGATCGCCACTCTCCAGCGAAATATTAATCTTATGATGACTTGATTTATGACGAATAAAGAAGTCACGTGTCGCCCCCAGCGTCACAGAAGCAATATCACTGCCATTAGCTATCTCGGGCTCGTCATCACTATGCCAGCCTATAGAATCACTGCCATCAGCATAACGGTTGACCAGGACGCCATTAGCATTTAAACCAAAGTCACGCTTCAATTTTTGTTGTAGCAGACGTGCATATTTCGGCCATGGCAACGCTTCAATGAACAGGCCTGAATAGAGATAGTCACAACCTTCATTACCGAACCAAACTTGCGCTCTTGGGATGGCATGTTGCTTCCCATAGATCTTGATAATGGGGCTGGACAGAGGGTAAGCACTCGCTTCCTCCAATAAGGCTGTCTGTTGTGCTTCGTTAAGGTAGCCCCGAATAAGTTTAATCGGTGCCTCTGGGGCGTTAACACCTGAGTCTTGAGGAGCACCTAATCCCAAACCTTGTTGTTTCATCTCATTCTCCAATCCCTCAACCCGATAAGCTCTATACCAGCCACAAGCAATAGTCATATGTACCTTGCAGCCTAAATCTGCGATAATACGTGCCCTTATTTTATTGGTGCAGTTTGGCATATGACAACACAATTTTCAGTCGAAGGTATCGAGCTAGAATTAACTCGTTATCCTAAAAATCAGGAATCGAATTTACAGGCTTGGGATGCGGCCGATGAACACCTGATTAAACACCTTAAAGAGACTGAACAAGTGCCTGTTGCTACGGCTATCATCAATGATAATTTCGGAGCACTGACAGCATGCCTGCGTTCGATGGAATCACAATGGCCATTAGCCGTCGAAACCGACGCTAAAACCAGTCAATTAGGCACTGTACAAAACTTAGAAAATAACACACTCAGCTCAGATAATATTCAGTGGCTAAACAGTCGTGAAAATATACCCGGTGCCATAGAGTTGGTATTGATGAAATTACCAAAGAACCTCAGCTATTTTGCCCACCAGCTCAACCGTTTATCTCAGGTCCTGCCAGAAGGTACTCAGGTATTGATAGGCGCTAAAGCCAAATCGATCAACAAATCTTTACTTGAGCTTTTTGCTAAAAATCTGGGCCCGGCGAGCGCCAGTCTGACCTGGAAAAAAACCCGTGTTATCACCTGTACTGCCGACGGCAAAGTACGCGCCCTCCCGACAGAAAGCCAATGGTCGATTCCTGACTTAAACCTCAATATCACCAATCTCAGCAATGTTTTTGCTTCCGGCAAGCTCGATATTGGTGCCCGCATCATGCTCGACAACATGCCTAAGGGTGACTTCAAATCGATTATCGACCTGGGCTGCGGAAATGGCGTATTGGGGCTCAATGCCAAGCAACTCTTTCCGCAGGCCTATATTCATTTTGTGGACGATTCAGAGATGGCGGTTGAATCGGCGAGACAGAACTGGGCATTGAATAAATTAGATACACTGGGTCTTGTCGGCGAGCAAGCCACCTTTGGCTGGGATGATTGTTTAACTCATCTCAATGAAGGTATTCGCCCCGAACTGATCCTCTGTAATCCTCCTTTTCATCAAGGTGAAGCGATCACAGACCACATCGCCTGGCAGATGTTTCTCCAGTCCTGGCGAGCACTTAAAAATGGCGGCATCTTGCATGTCGTGGGTAACCGCCACCTGGCTTATCACGTGAAACTGCAGCGTATCTTTAAAAACTGCACCACAGTCGCCTCTAACGGTAAGTTTGTTATTTTGCAGGCGCAGAAGATAAGTAAGAAAGCCGAGCCCCATGAAAACGGGGAAAGCTCGTCCGACACGCCTAATCCACAAAGCTCACTCTATGGCGGCGTAAAACGATAGGGTCGAAAATAAAAAATTTAGAAAAGTTAAAGAAACAACAAGGCAGGAAGGTAGTTACTCCTCCTGCCTGCCGTCACTAAAGTAGCCATGAATAAAGTGCTAAAGTCTGGATTCTGAAACCAGTTCAGAATGACGGTGCAAAGGTAGAGCACTCAAGCGCTTATATTCAGAAGCGGTAACTCATACCAATATTAAAATTCTGTACCTTCAGCTCTTGAACCGGCACATATTGATACTCGATATTCATGCCTATTCCAGATTGAAACCGTATCCCCCACCCCACGGCGCCATAAAAGTCGCTACCGCTGCTTTCGACACTCTTGATCACGTCACTGCTAAACGCACGTGAAACATCGTAACTGAGCCGATTAGCACTGGCACCAAGCTTTGCATAGAGGTGGTTACTCTCTGAGAGTGGAACCTGGCCATAAAATGCGCCTCGTATGCCTTTATAGCTGATGTTATCAACTCCGCCAAACAAACCGGTAAACACCGACGCTACACCACCCGTACCACCAAATAGTCCGGTTTCGATACCGAAGTGTTCATTAAACATATAGCGGTAATACGCATCGATGGCGAAACTGTCCTCGCCGCCGGTTTCCTGCCCGGATTCGAATTCAAAATCCTGTACACCATAACCAATACTGCCTCCCACGATATGATTTGAATCACCGGCGTAAGCGCCCACGCTTAATAAACTGCCGATCACCAACAACAATCTTTTCATGATATTCCCTTAATTTATAATACCTTAACTTTCATTCGAGCCAGCTATCTAATACCATTAGACTGCCAGAAACAAAACGATACACTCGTTAACTCACAACCAATTTCAAAACAACTGAGCAACAGTCGTACCGCACAACTGTAGAGAAAGAAGCTGTACCTAAGCTGAACAAAGCTGAGATGGTAAAAAATGCAGAATATCCGGTGACGAAATGAGGTGGCAAAGGTCTTAAGATAAACGGCATGGTCGAAAATAGGGAAGGTTTATGTTGGTCATAGAAGCAGGGGGAAATCGGGATAATCCGGACTTCTCAATCACCAGCGAGCGAAATGGTCTTCGGTGAGTCCCAGTACATTATCGAGTAGATGCTTGTTACCAAAATTATCGATAATATAGCCGGAATAGAACCCCAGATATTGTCTGAAATTACTCTTTAGCAGCAATAAGTTAAGCTTCTCTTGCCGGCAGTTGACGGGATTAAAACTCAATTCAACCTGACCATTATCCGAATAGATACGCCATGAAGTCTGGGCCTGCCTGTGACTCTCAACTCCGCTTGCCCGTTGAAAATTGAAGTGCACCGGCCCTAACAGATGCCGTTCACCGTTAACCCAAAAGACATTCTCATTACCGCCGGTTTCATTGACCCCTGCAGCTAAATTAAGTCCCAGGACACCATCATGGGTATGAGCATTGATACTGGCCCAGCGCCAACTCGTCTCTCGGCGCATATACCCTGCGGAAAAATCATAGCCGGCTAATGCATTGTTCAAAGGCTGAGGTTCACCGTCGATGGTGAGCTCCCCGGAAGGCTTGAGCCCGTTATGCTTCTGCGTATAAGTCCAGCCGCTATAACCGGTCGGGTTACACATGGCCATAGGTAAGCTCAATACCGGGGCATCAAGATCGATCTCAGCCTTAATATTGGCCGTCGCAATGGACACATGCCACACACCTTCAGATATCGTAAAGGAGACTTTAGCTTTCCTGCTAGCCATCTTGGCAACGCCTGACATGGGAGAGGGCGTCAATTCATACCCTCTGCCCAATGGCTTCAACCAGGTCGTTTCGCTGAGCCGATTTTTACTGATGTCATAGAGATAACAAAATGCACTGCCCACATAACGAATATCGGCAATGGCAACACCAATGACGAAACGGGGAGTGACGATATTAATAAATTGAAACTGCTTATAGTTAAAGTAGCGACTCAGCCTCGAGGCGGGTTTATCCATTTCATTAAAATAATTGAATTGCTCAAGACCCAAGGAGGTCACCGGGCCATCAAAATGACCAAAGAGTGGGGCTCCATGACTCGACATCAAGCACTCGGGAGCGGTCTGACTCTCGATATTTATCACCTTTGAACCGCTTGCCGTCATCGTTAGCCCCCAGAGCATTTATCAAATTTTACTCTAACGCGATGCCTAACGTGATGAAAGTAAAATTTAAAGCATAATTCTGAAATAGCGTGAAGGATCTCTAACTAAGACATTAACACCAATCGGTATAAGAAACTGGGAGAGATACAGGGGTCTGGGTGGCACAGGCAAAGACGATGGCATCGAATGGCAATTCTGGTATGCTGATGCCACCACATTCCGCAATTTTGAATAAAGATAATCCAGAAAATGAAACGTCTCTTTTTATTATTAACCGCCGCTATCACACTTTGTGGTTGCGCGACTCAAACGCCAAGTCACATAGCCCTGGAGCCTCAAGTTCCGCATGTACAGCCTCAAACTCAGTCGCGACAGAATCTGGCCATAGAGACGATAGATACGCGCTCAGCCAATTTTATTGTGCGCTTCAACAACGAAGGCGATGCGGCCAAACTTGTCAGCCCTTCTGAAGCACCAAGAAGGCAGATAGACGCCGTCTTTCGTAAGGGCTTCACTCAAGCGGGTTATCAGGTAGACCCCAGTGCGGTTCAACATATACAGTTTCAACTGGAGCAGTTACTGACTGACGTCAATGAGAGCACCTTCGGATTCGAGGCTAAGAGCAACATCATCATCAATGTGATCGCTAAAAACAGTACCCAAGAGCTCACTAAACGTTACACGGCTCGCGGAACACTATCGGGCCCGTTTAGTGCCGATTTTGCGACCTTAGAACTTGAGATAAATAAACTTCTCGGTCAATTGAGCGGCGATATTATTAATGATCCTGAACTGAACCAGTTTATTCAACAGTAATACCAATCAATAAAAACTCGCATAAGACTATAGATACAACAAGAACAAGGAAGCCCCATGATCCGTTGGATTAATGCTCTACTCATACTCTGTTTAAGCCAGGCAGCGGTTGCCGTCGACATTCAGCCCGATACCCTTTACCCGCAAGTACAACTCGACACCAGCATGGGAAAGATAGTTGTCGAATTAGACAGAACGCGAGCCCCCATCACAGTTGATAACTTTCTGACCTATGTTGTGAAGGGACACTATGATAATACCTTGTTTCACCGGGTTATCGCCGACTTCGTTGTTCAGGGAGGTGGATTAAATCTCAAACAGGAGGAGAAGCCATACGATGCACCTATAGTTAACGAATCGGGAAATGGTCTATCAAATTCATTCGGCACTATCGCCATGGCCCGTGATAACGAGCCTCATTCGGCCACCAGCCAATTCTACTTCAATGTAGGTGATAATGAACGACTTGATCCCTCCTCCAGACGCTGGGGCTATGCGGTTTTTGGCGAAGTAGCCGAGGGGGAAGAGGTACTTGCGGCCATGGCTGGCGTTGCAACAGAACATAACTCAAAACTGGACTGGCCCGACTTTCCTATAGATGAGATCATCTTAAAGAAAGCGACGCTACTTCCCCGAAAGTAATAGTTCAATATTTTTAACAGAATATCCCCCAAGCACTTATTTATCGTCCTATACTAACTAGGCAGTAATTAAGGAGGCGAACCGATGACCCCAGATGAGTTCATCGATAAAAAAGCGCCCCAGCTGGCCGAGTATGGAAAAGCGTTTCTGAGCGATCAGCTCGCTTTTAATGAAGTCCAGCTATATTTATGGGACGTCCTTGAAGAGTGGCAACAGTTCAATCATCAAGGTGATGCGCAAACAGATATGGAGAGAGTGTTCTGGCACTTGTTACATGCCTTTGATAAATGGCCGGATTGGATGATACGTGGTAATCAATACCTGCGTAAGCAGATTGATGAATGCTGTGATTATCTGAGCATAGGCGGCCAAATACCTAAGGGATGCATAGGGAATAGACCTAACTCTTAACGGGTATAAAACTGAAATCATTTATATGATTGTTTTATTCTTACTTTATGTTTTACGGCAGTAAAAGCTCAGACAAACTTGTCTGGGCTTTTTTATTTTTATCTTGAACCAAACGACTCCCCCCCTTAAGCTAGCATTAATGACCCTCTTGAAATGTATCTATGTCACCAGCGTTAGGCTCAAATTATTCCCGCATGAAAGATGCGCTCTCCATATACTGTCATAAGCGAGTCTTGGTTCTGTTATTTCTTGGTTTTTCGGCAGGCTTACCCTTAATGCTGGTTTTTTCGACCCTCTCATTCTGGCTTAGAGAGGCGGGCATCGACAGAACCGCAATAGGTTATTTCAGCTGGATAGCCCTCGCCTATGGCTTCAAATGGGCCTGGTCACCTCTGGTCGATAGACTCTCGTTACCTATTTTGACTCGCTTACTCGGACGGCGACGAGGATGGATGCTATTTGCACAGATGCTGCTCGTCGCAGCCATTTTAGGCATGTCTTTTAGCGATCCGCTGCAAGATCTGGAACGCCTTGCCCTGTTTGCCTTAATGGTCGCCTTTGCCTCGGCCACACAAGATATCGTTATCGATGCTTTTCGTATCGAATCCGCTCCGGAGAAGATGCAGGCTGCATTAGCGGCCGCCTATCAAGTTGGTTATCGTAGTGCCATGATTTTCGCCACTGCAGGGGCCTTGACGATTGCCGCCTGGGTTGACCCGGGGAATAACGAATACAACCTAGTCTCCTGGCAGACGGCTTACCTCATCATGGCCGGACTCATGTCGGTAGGTATTCTCACCACTCTCTTAAGCAAAGAGCCTGAAGTCGAGAATAAACAAGCCGATGAGCTGGAGCAAAAGCTAAAACAGGATCTGAGCCTTCGTTACCCTAAACCTGTGGCTGGTACGCTATCTTGGTTATATACCGCCAGTGTATTGCCTTTCATGGACTTCTTTAAACGTTATGGTCGCAACGCCATATTGATCTTACTGCTCATCTCCTGTTATCGCATATCTGATATCGTCATGGGGATCATGGCCAATGTCTTTTACGTCGACATGGGTTTTGCCAAAGCGGAAATTGCCGCCATCAGCAAGATTTATGGCCTGATTATGACCTTAGTCGGG
This window harbors:
- a CDS encoding YajG family lipoprotein translates to MKRLFLLLTAAITLCGCATQTPSHIALEPQVPHVQPQTQSRQNLAIETIDTRSANFIVRFNNEGDAAKLVSPSEAPRRQIDAVFRKGFTQAGYQVDPSAVQHIQFQLEQLLTDVNESTFGFEAKSNIIINVIAKNSTQELTKRYTARGTLSGPFSADFATLELEINKLLGQLSGDIINDPELNQFIQQ
- a CDS encoding BolA family protein: MSVEQIITEKLTAALSPSHLEVINESHNHHVPPNSETHFKVIITCGSFEGKRLLARHRAVNEALVTEFANGLHALSMHTFTPTEWAEEGDLPASPKCKG
- a CDS encoding ACT domain-containing protein produces the protein MKKLFITTVIGPISPGIIKSLAEVTRSFAGEWLTSKVIKVDGHFSAMMKVAIAPEAEAELKAKFESEFTALRFFFDDVVTAAETVSTALHLTLDCGDRAGLTRDIVDVLSNLDLVIEHMEFNRVHVSTIGQTVFSSTLNLAIPEGISTESVVELLEGVSEDARVSIL
- a CDS encoding DUF2804 domain-containing protein, with product MTASGSKVINIESQTAPECLMSSHGAPLFGHFDGPVTSLGLEQFNYFNEMDKPASRLSRYFNYKQFQFINIVTPRFVIGVAIADIRYVGSAFCYLYDISKNRLSETTWLKPLGRGYELTPSPMSGVAKMASRKAKVSFTISEGVWHVSIATANIKAEIDLDAPVLSLPMAMCNPTGYSGWTYTQKHNGLKPSGELTIDGEPQPLNNALAGYDFSAGYMRRETSWRWASINAHTHDGVLGLNLAAGVNETGGNENVFWVNGERHLLGPVHFNFQRASGVESHRQAQTSWRIYSDNGQVELSFNPVNCRQEKLNLLLLKSNFRQYLGFYSGYIIDNFGNKHLLDNVLGLTEDHFARW
- a CDS encoding methyltransferase yields the protein MTTQFSVEGIELELTRYPKNQESNLQAWDAADEHLIKHLKETEQVPVATAIINDNFGALTACLRSMESQWPLAVETDAKTSQLGTVQNLENNTLSSDNIQWLNSRENIPGAIELVLMKLPKNLSYFAHQLNRLSQVLPEGTQVLIGAKAKSINKSLLELFAKNLGPASASLTWKKTRVITCTADGKVRALPTESQWSIPDLNLNITNLSNVFASGKLDIGARIMLDNMPKGDFKSIIDLGCGNGVLGLNAKQLFPQAYIHFVDDSEMAVESARQNWALNKLDTLGLVGEQATFGWDDCLTHLNEGIRPELILCNPPFHQGEAITDHIAWQMFLQSWRALKNGGILHVVGNRHLAYHVKLQRIFKNCTTVASNGKFVILQAQKISKKAEPHENGESSSDTPNPQSSLYGGVKR
- a CDS encoding AmpG family muropeptide MFS transporter, with the protein product MSPALGSNYSRMKDALSIYCHKRVLVLLFLGFSAGLPLMLVFSTLSFWLREAGIDRTAIGYFSWIALAYGFKWAWSPLVDRLSLPILTRLLGRRRGWMLFAQMLLVAAILGMSFSDPLQDLERLALFALMVAFASATQDIVIDAFRIESAPEKMQAALAAAYQVGYRSAMIFATAGALTIAAWVDPGNNEYNLVSWQTAYLIMAGLMSVGILTTLLSKEPEVENKQADELEQKLKQDLSLRYPKPVAGTLSWLYTASVLPFMDFFKRYGRNAILILLLISCYRISDIVMGIMANVFYVDMGFAKAEIAAISKIYGLIMTLVGAGFGGVLLARYGTMKILFVGALLVAVTNLLFAYQAVVGYNVPLLTVVISIDNFSAGIATAAFIAYLSSLTSSGYSATQYALLSSIMLLFPKFIAGFSGAYVDAYGYVNFFIGASIIGLPVLWLVLLVDRRTRHDERLKQELQTKNDESHSSAERQT
- a CDS encoding peptidylprolyl isomerase, whose amino-acid sequence is MIRWINALLILCLSQAAVAVDIQPDTLYPQVQLDTSMGKIVVELDRTRAPITVDNFLTYVVKGHYDNTLFHRVIADFVVQGGGLNLKQEEKPYDAPIVNESGNGLSNSFGTIAMARDNEPHSATSQFYFNVGDNERLDPSSRRWGYAVFGEVAEGEEVLAAMAGVATEHNSKLDWPDFPIDEIILKKATLLPRK
- a CDS encoding alpha-ketoglutarate-dependent dioxygenase AlkB family protein, which codes for MKQQGLGLGAPQDSGVNAPEAPIKLIRGYLNEAQQTALLEEASAYPLSSPIIKIYGKQHAIPRAQVWFGNEGCDYLYSGLFIEALPWPKYARLLQQKLKRDFGLNANGVLVNRYADGSDSIGWHSDDEPEIANGSDIASVTLGATRDFFIRHKSSHHKINISLESGDLLLMQWPMQKEWEHSLPKRMKVMEPRLNFTFRTLVKDFHKEITMD
- a CDS encoding porin family protein yields the protein MKRLLLVIGSLLSVGAYAGDSNHIVGGSIGYGVQDFEFESGQETGGEDSFAIDAYYRYMFNEHFGIETGLFGGTGGVASVFTGLFGGVDNISYKGIRGAFYGQVPLSESNHLYAKLGASANRLSYDVSRAFSSDVIKSVESSGSDFYGAVGWGIRFQSGIGMNIEYQYVPVQELKVQNFNIGMSYRF
- the luxS gene encoding S-ribosylhomocysteine lyase; translated protein: MPLLDSFTVDHTRMQAPAVRIAKTMKTPKGDVITVFDLRFCVPNKEILSERGIHTLEHLYAGFMRDHLNGDSVEIIDISPMGCRTGFYMSLIGTPAEADVAQAWLASMNDVLKVAEQAQIPELNEYQCGTFDMHSLDQAQSIARSIIAAGITVNKNDELKLSDEILNGL